One Pomacea canaliculata isolate SZHN2017 linkage group LG1, ASM307304v1, whole genome shotgun sequence genomic window, attggGTTGTCGGAAAAGTCATGATGtattttcctctgtttttctaagggcatttatttatataaagaacaaagatcgATCAAGGATATATTGCCTGTTTTGTTCAATAACCTTTTGTCATCTTTCAATAAGCTTTGTAATTTCTTGGTCATAGATCTGTCTTtatcaggaaaaaaactgaaaaagccTTATCTGAATTGAACATTATACCAAACTAGAAGTTTTGAAGAGAGTGAAACAAGTCGAAGTCTGATGGCGCAAGGTCAGGTGAGTAGGTGGATGTGGCAACACATCCCATGCAAAATTGAATTTGACAGGGGATCAAACTCATGTATAGACTCCATGATTAATGAGGACTGGACGTTTCTGCATGATGGATTTATTCAAATTGTCCAGCTGTCAACAGTACACATTTGAATTGATCATTTGGTCCATTGGAGGGAGTTTGAGAGCATAACCTTCCTCTGAGGAATGTCTGCTTTGATATAATTTGAGGCGAATCATCATGTTGGGACCAAGACCATTTACACACCACAATGTTGTAAATAATCCACTTCTCATCATCAGTTGTCTGTtgcttcaaacaaaaacaaaaaaaatcattttcctcATGTTTAATGAGCATATCCCAGATGTTTGTTCGTGCCGTCAAATGAATGTCTTTGAGTTCATTAGGAACCCTGATTATTGAGCCTGCTTATGTATTCCAGCTTATTCAGATGGTCATATATGCTTGAAAGATGAATGTTCAATGTTTCTGCAATCTTTCATGTCACGTAACGATAGTCTGACTTGACCAATGCCTTTATTATAATAGCATAAATCTCAGTAAGCCTCTATGACCGAGAAGCATCCTTGAGATCAAAATCAGCAGCATGGAACTTTATAAACCCTCGTTAGCACTAATGTTTTCATTGAGCATTGAGATCGTAAACTTCATGCAACTTTTCACAAGCCTGATGCGCATTTTTCCCTTTAAgcaagtaaaacagtaaaatatggcAAAAAATGCACAGCTTGGTCTTCCATCTTCAACTTGTAAAATCTCCAAAACTCAACCAAATCActcaatatttttatagaatAAAGCTGGAATTATCAGCTGTCAAATGACATACAATAACATAGATGCAAATGACTGTAGTACCTATTGCAAAAATGCATTGTGACTTTTATGACAACTCAATagataaaaaaacaagacatATAAAAGTGTGCTACCAGCAGATGTAAACCAAATCCTCCCATTTACTTCAGAATGGGGATGTGGTGAAATATAAAGTGACCCCCAAACCCCTTTACACCATGTTAAAAACTCAATGAAAATCATTTGATAAATCACCATACACCTCATCTCAGGTCTCTTGATTTTCGTCAGTCCTGTACTAACCAGATATCAGTCTGAAGACCTACTGGAGTGCCAGAGATCACTTCTGGCGACATGAACTCTGGATTGCCCACCATAGGATGAATGTAGTAGTTGTTGTAAATATGCCGTGCATCACCAAAGTCCACCAGCTTGATGCCGATCACTCCTGCTCCAGCTTCCACAAGCAGATTCTCTGGCTGAAACAAGTAACAGAGGGAACTGAGCTGTTGgcaaattttacaaaatggtTTGTTCAAGCTGCTACACAGTCCCTGGCTTTCTCATTAAGATCTCTTTCTTCTCTATAAATGAGAAAGTCCACCACTGGCCTTTTAAAGATGTACAAATGTACGTGTGAGGCAGTATTTCTATTGTGATGTGCCTCCATTTCTCTTAGACTCACAAAGTATCATGTCTCTCTACATGTGCTGTTAATTGCCAGAATTTGGCAACAGCTCACACAGTTACTAGCAACTGTCACTGTTACTGCTCTATTCCTCCATAACCTTCTATTAACAGACTTCGTCAACAAAACCatcaatacaaacaaacaaaaaatcatgaaTGCAGTCCCTACCTTAAGATCCAGGTGAGCAATGCGACAGTTGTGCAAGTAATGCACAGCATCAAGAATCTGACGTACATACTCTGCTGCCATTAGCTCATCAAAATGCTGCCTTGAACAGATGTAGTCAAACAGCCGTCCCTGAGGGATTCTGCAACATTGTAACAACAGAAGTAAAAGGATGAACAATACTTTATACGccataaataaaagttaatgaatcaaaaacaaaacaaaaaccctacatatttattttaaaagactaAATACATGATAAAATTTTACTTTGGAGAAGAATCCAGTCACAAGCCATTCAGGGCATGGCAAAGACCAAAAAAGCAAGGCAACTCACAGCTGCATGATGAGAATGTGGGCATTCGAGGTTTCATACAGGTCATACACCTGTGCCAGGTGTTGGTGCTGCAGACTTTGTAAAGTGTTGAACTCTACTTCCACTGCTTCCTTTCTCACAACTCGCTTGGCTATGATCTTGGCTGCCAGCTCCTGACCTGAGCACCGCTGTATACATCGACGCACCACTGCAAACCTACCCCTGAGAGAAGACACAGATCGCTAGACCAATATAATGGaacttaaacaaacaaacagtaagacaTAACAGAAGAGTCAAAACAGAAGACTAGCCCATCACAACTTGGGTTCAACTTACTTGCCAAGTTCTCCACCATCAGTGAAATCATTTTCAAAAGTTGTTTTCCACATGACACATGGTGCATCTTCTCTTTCACTTAACTCTGAAACACATGACaggaaaaaacatttacttttgtttgtgaaCAACTAGCAGTTTTTTCTTCTCACAAATATGTACATCACTATAACAAACTCACTGAGAGCTTTTACATTCCATCCTAGGgctcaaaatttaaaaaaaaggttaaagcaTAAATCACCATATTCACTGGGGACGGCAACGTATGCAGATGGCAAGGATGGCTGGCTAATACCAATGGCGTTGTTGGCACTGACCCGGAACTGATAAGTCAGGCCAGGTTCAAGGTCACCAATCACCTGTGAAGTGTTGGGTACATATGGGATTGCCAGGTGCCACATGTCTGATCCTGCACATGCACAACCAAATATCTCAAGGAACATCAAActaagtttattattaatatctaCAACAGAAATATGTGAAACATGCAAAAATCATTCAGAAGCTGTGTTTCCAATGCTGTGTTTACCCCTTAGTCTTCACAAAATCCATTTACCAAATATAAAGGGGAGCACAGTTCTGGTAGGAGTAATCACTCGTATTTTGATGTCaggaaagaggaagaagtaTTTCCACATTAACCCTATTTTTGTACTTCATTTATTGCATTTAATACAAAATTGGAACAAGCTACTGATAATATAGAAAAATCAACTGGTAAACACTTCAAATAAATGAAGGCTTACCTGCTTCCCGGAACTCAATAGTGTAGCCTTGTATTTGTCCATTCTGCATCTGTGGGGGTGGGGACCATTCCAGGTGTACTGCTGTTCCCACTTGATTTCGTATTGTGGGCATTCCTGGTGGGCCTGGGCGATCTGGGAGACAGAATATCTGCTACTTAGctttaattttcatttgaagATGTAATTGTAGATCTATGCAAACTATCCAGCTACAAGTTTTCTGGCAATGTTGCACTATTGATTTTTCAGTGCAACTGTTGCAAGGCTGTATTATTGCAGTTTTCAATAAATGGGAATGCAAATATCTATCATGAAAGATGGGCAAGTGTGACTACAGCAGTCATGTAGTCCTAGTGATGTATATGCTAGCACTATATTAACAAGTAGGTTGCTTGCAGCAATTCACCTGTTCAGCTCTCAGGCCTCTCACCTCTAAGAAAAAATGCAGTTTCACCTCCCTTAAGTCTAACCTGACTCGTCGGACTAAaagtctcttctctcttttcccaTTCAAACCATGCTCTTATGTCAGATATCCAATCCTTCTCCTTTTCATCCATGTTATAGCCATGCCTACCATTTTCTAACCACCTTATATCCTGGCTATCTGCCATCTTTGCATCTGTGTCTACTCTCAGCGCATTACTGCATGCACCCCATCAGTTTTGTTTAATCCTCCTGTGTGTGTCAAACTATAATGATGGCAgatatttgacaaaaataaactcaaaagaCTGCTACTTGGTGTGCAGGAAAGGGAACAAGATATTCACCCAGCACTGTGAGGGTTGCCCTGGTGACGACAGTGCCCAGCTCACTGATGGCCACACAAGAGTATTCTCCACTGTCTGCATGGGATACCTGTGAAAGCTgaaattcacacacatacacacttagcTCCACAACCTCCTACTGCCAGCATGCCTCCCATCCATTACATCCTCATAATCATCTCTTATGACAAGCTGTGCTTCTTATCTGGCTGTCTTCATACCACTTGAGTCACCCTGAACCCCAGTAGGTGATATGCCACAAAGAAGCCTCCTCTGCTCATCAACAAAACTAATTCAGCaactttcatttatcattgctTTGTTTGCTTCCTGTTAAAATGATAATATACATTTATCTGGGCTTCAGTTTAATGTGGGTATATATATGACCCTTAATAAAGAACTACTTATTATAGTGTTCAATCAGTGATAGTCTAATTGTTCTGGCTCTAGAGCCAAGGATGtcaccccctccccaaaaaCAGAACCTTGAGGATTACTGAATAGATGCCTCCTGCCATATACCTGTTGCCTAAGAACACCCAGGAAGTTTAGCAGACTACTAGGAATTAGCATCCAGTTAGCTTGATTCTGCACTGGATCCTTGGGGTTCAGGCCTCACCTGTAGTGTGGCCATTCCTTCTTCATTATACAGAAGCATGACAAGTGGCCCAGGGGTGATGGGAGAGGGCCTGTCTTGGTAGCGCCACGTGATGGTGGGGCGTGGGCGACCGCAGATTCGGCATGTTAGCACAGCAGTGCTGCCTGCCTGGACAGTCAAGCTGGTCAATGGTTGTTGGATGATGGGAGGGACTTCAAAGCTGAAGTCAACAGCAATCTGGCCACACACAGCAAACAGtaagtttcattatttttcataaatttcatAACATTCCAAATTACTTCTCAAAATTTTATATTCCTTTCTTATCTCTAGTGTAGCTGACAGaacttttttccttaaaaagACAGTGATGCTTTACCTTTCGAGGTTTGGTATCACGACCAAGTGACTTTGAGCGCCGTTCCAAGCTGTTGCCATTGTTGTCTTCCTTTCCTCGGAAGTTTGGCTTTTTCAGTTTGAACATTTGCCAGGTCTTTCtacattaaaaagcaaaatgcacACTCTAGAGTTCCGAGTTGAAGAAAGGTAAGTAAACTACAAGAAAATAGATTGCTACTACCTCAATCTGTTCTCATTTTTGAGTTGACCTAAAAGCATATAAGCCTTCCtcaaacacaaagacaatttATTACCTGCCTCTTCCTCAAAACTTGCTTTAAATGACTTGAAATTTGCTGAGAACTGCATTGTTTGTTTGCCAAAAGACATGAACTATGTCGAGAATTACATTGTTTGTTAGCCAAAAGAACAGAAATTACTTCAGGCTGCCGTCAATGTCTTTAGGTCCGATGACATGAGCAGGTAGCCATCCCTCAGCAGCAGGGGAGTTGTTGTTGGCAGGACGATGCACCAGGAACATGCCATGGGGAGTGGTGCTCAGCACCTGAACTATCTCCCCTTGTGCACAGTGATTTCATCCTCCCGCACCGCCATATAGTCGCACAACACCCGCCCTGCTGTTAGCACCCCTTCccctggtgctggtgctggtacTGCTCCTGCTGGCACCTGGTG contains:
- the LOC112565235 gene encoding LOW QUALITY PROTEIN: triple functional domain protein-like (The sequence of the model RefSeq protein was modified relative to this genomic sequence to represent the inferred CDS: inserted 1 base in 1 codon; deleted 1 base in 1 codon), encoding MPKDSVLRKTQSHPASGTKNSSPLAASGKKGRQDSEKHKRCKSVPMPLPEITGEQGEDSSFSKLSCPNSPTETSKDSVSQRKSSPVGDSRSESPKPKKTNFRGIRSLQRKAKNEGGSGAGGNSSGGGQMSSSSTATAASATTTTETYANMHSMPDIVQDSGGRTSSTEPGVARAPLSQPTDTDQVPVPAGAVPAPAPGEGVLTAGRVLCDYMAVREDEITVXQGEIVQVLSTTPHGMFLVHRPANNNSPAAEGWLPAHVIGPKDIDGSLKKTWQMFKLKKPNFRGKEDNNGNSLERRSKSLGRDTKPRKIAVDFSFEVPPIIQQPLTSLTVQAGSTAVLTCRICGRPRPTITWRYQDRPSPITPGPLVMLLYNEEGMATLQLSQVSHADSGEYSCVAISELGTVVTRATLTVLDRPGPPGMPTIRNQVGTAVHLEWSPPPQMQNGQIQGYTIEFREAGSDMWHLAIPYVPNTSQVIGDLEPGLTYQFRVSANNAIGISQPSLPSAYVAVPSEYELSEREDAPCVMWKTTFENDFTDGGELGKGRFAVVRRCIQRCSGQELAAKIIAKRVVRKEAVEVEFNTLQSLQHQHLAQVYDLYETSNAHILIMQLIPQGRLFDYICSRQHFDELMAAEYVRQILDAVHYLHNCRIAHLDLKPENLLVEAGAGVIGIKLVDFGDARHIYNNYYIHPMVGNPEFMSPEVISGTPVGLQTDIWSLGIVIYVLLSGVSPFLDESQEETCSNIVRNDFCFPDEYFAGISSDAKDLVRSMLVEELNKRPVAQACLESQWIKKTCTQRTSGLRPKPIATARLADFVERRKHQSDTYLLKALP